GTAAAAGCTGGTGTCAAGTGTACAGTATTTCTTGCAGATTGGCACACGTTGATTAATGATAAGCTAGGCGGTGATTGGGAAACAATATCAAAAGTTTCAAAATATTACCAAGACGCATTCAAGTTAGTTTGTCCAGATGCACAAATTATCTTAGGATCAAAATTGTATGAAGAAAAAGCTGAATATTGGTCTGAACTTGTTAGATTTACAAAACATATGTCAATTGCTAGAACCATGAGAACTCTTACAATAATGGGACGTTCTGAGGATGATAAAAAAATTGACTTGGCTAAATTACTCTATCCTGCAATGCAAGCAGTAGACATTCACTCATTAGATGTAGATATTGCTCATGCAGGAATGGATCAAAGAAAAATCCATATGTTAGTTAGAGAGATTTTTCCTAAAATGAAATGGAAGGTTCCTGTGGCAGTACACCACAAGCTGTTACCTGGACTTTCAAAACCTGCAGACATGAGTGATTCTCAAATATTGGGTAAAATGAGTAAATCTGATCCAAACTCAGGTATTTTTATTCATAATACTGATGACGAAATAAAGAAAAAGATTAGCAAGGCATGGTGTGAAGAAGCAAATATTCAAAATAATCCATTATTAGAGATTGTAAGAACTGTAATTTTTCACGATTTTGATGAGATGAAAGTTGAGAGGCCTGAAAAATTTGGTGGAAACGTATCATATTCTGATTATAACCAACTGGAAACTGATTTTGTTCAAAAGAAACTACATCCAAGTGATTTGAAACAAACAGTTGGGAATTATTTAGTTAAAGTGATTTCTCCCATAAGAGAAAAGCTAAATCTGAGTGAAGAAGTTAATGATGCAATAAAGAAAAGCTATTAGACTTTGAGATCCGGATTAGTTTGTTCTTCTAAATTGTATTTTGATTTGTATCCTCTTGGATTTATCATCAAATCTTTGTAAGTGTATGTTGATGAATTTCCAATAATTACAGTACTAATCATCCCTAATTTATCAGAATGGTTAGGTAGGTTTTCCAAA
This genomic window from Nitrosopumilus ureiphilus contains:
- a CDS encoding tyrosine--tRNA ligase, with protein sequence MDITEKVDLIERPPTEEVVTHDELIELFKSNSSPKHYIGLEISGFLHLGSLISTGFKINDFVKAGVKCTVFLADWHTLINDKLGGDWETISKVSKYYQDAFKLVCPDAQIILGSKLYEEKAEYWSELVRFTKHMSIARTMRTLTIMGRSEDDKKIDLAKLLYPAMQAVDIHSLDVDIAHAGMDQRKIHMLVREIFPKMKWKVPVAVHHKLLPGLSKPADMSDSQILGKMSKSDPNSGIFIHNTDDEIKKKISKAWCEEANIQNNPLLEIVRTVIFHDFDEMKVERPEKFGGNVSYSDYNQLETDFVQKKLHPSDLKQTVGNYLVKVISPIREKLNLSEEVNDAIKKSY